A single window of Nocardioides kongjuensis DNA harbors:
- a CDS encoding TetR family transcriptional regulator, which produces MKVSEPRERLLRTATRLFYEEGINGVGVDRVVAEAGVTRATMYRHFPGKEALVVAYLEHEDAIIRSLFAAAAEQAAATGASASDLLALVIDGVADDATRLHTRGCPFINASAEFPDATGPVRTVVRRHRDWFRATLTEVATAAGAPDPAATAASLVLLRDAMLVGGYLDGADVASDFRATARKVAGLA; this is translated from the coding sequence GTGAAGGTGTCCGAGCCCCGGGAGCGGCTGCTGCGCACCGCGACCCGGCTCTTCTACGAGGAGGGCATCAACGGGGTCGGGGTGGACCGCGTCGTCGCCGAGGCTGGTGTCACCCGCGCCACCATGTACCGGCACTTCCCCGGCAAGGAGGCGCTCGTCGTCGCCTACCTCGAGCACGAGGACGCGATCATCCGCAGCCTGTTCGCGGCCGCGGCCGAGCAGGCCGCCGCCACCGGCGCGAGCGCCTCCGACCTGCTCGCCCTCGTCATCGACGGGGTCGCCGACGACGCCACCCGGCTGCACACCCGCGGCTGCCCGTTCATCAACGCCAGCGCGGAGTTCCCGGATGCGACCGGCCCCGTGCGGACCGTCGTACGACGCCACCGCGACTGGTTCCGCGCGACCCTGACCGAGGTCGCGACCGCTGCCGGGGCACCGGACCCGGCCGCGACCGCCGCGTCGCTGGTGCTGCTGCGCGACGCGATGCTGGTCGGCGGCTACCTCGACGGCGCGGACGTGGCGAGCGACTTCCGGGCCACGGCGAGGAAGGTCGCCGGGCTGGCCTGA
- a CDS encoding serine/threonine-protein kinase, producing MRVPTVGEQLGRYRLDRVLGRGGMGVVFAATDPRLQRTVAIKVITGTLASSDEFRQRFQAEAAALARLDSPHVIAIHDHDEVDATPYIVTQHVDGRDLWSWLREHGPMPARRALQLCAQLARGLADAHRVGVVHRDVKPSNVLIRDPGTPDQHAYLCDFGIARADGIAGPAPTAAGSVAGTWTYLSPERAEGLPATPSSDVYALGCVLWACLTGHEPYQGTDVQVALAHQQAPIPRLPGDSAFTADLNAVIARALAKDPAHRYPDATSFREDLERLAAIAPPDTQEAPAPATDAGTAVRAAASAVRRRSRWPLAVAGTVALALVAGVAAWLLVRDDDTPAAAEGADDPAPAIAGDLTGDGYGDVLVHQTRFDALSPLSTWTVPSTGLQLGSPRRAGAEVGRPLLGDVDGDGRSDVLWLDEDDDRMSVVVVPGKGERWTAELDLDPAFDIQDYHATTADLDDDGRDDLVLYGDPSDEPESLHVALAEDHGFAAPLQWYSSDLSDTLPTGGDFDGDGKDELVVWGTTAQDVDTVRLLRPADGRLTLVAERALNGAGVVPLDDGWLVGDLDGDGTDELTATNAAGRAIFVYRVIGDSFAPRERWFTKRVPLDQARKNLYDSGIAGETLSDVDGDGDADLVRLRHTANDGSKDDELVLEVQLSDGSAFGDPQTWGSLACAPECDDGFDLVD from the coding sequence ATGCGCGTGCCCACCGTCGGCGAGCAGCTCGGCCGATACCGCCTCGACCGCGTGCTCGGCCGTGGCGGCATGGGCGTGGTGTTCGCGGCGACCGACCCGCGGCTGCAGCGCACCGTCGCGATCAAGGTGATCACGGGCACCCTCGCCTCCTCCGACGAGTTCCGGCAGCGGTTCCAGGCCGAGGCAGCTGCCCTGGCCCGGCTCGACTCGCCGCACGTCATCGCGATCCACGACCACGACGAGGTCGACGCGACGCCGTACATCGTCACCCAGCACGTCGACGGGCGCGACCTGTGGAGCTGGCTGCGCGAGCACGGGCCGATGCCGGCGCGCCGGGCGCTCCAGCTCTGCGCGCAGCTCGCCCGTGGGCTCGCCGACGCCCACCGCGTCGGGGTCGTGCACCGCGACGTGAAGCCCTCCAACGTGCTGATCCGCGATCCCGGCACCCCCGACCAGCACGCCTACCTCTGCGACTTCGGCATCGCCCGCGCCGACGGGATCGCGGGGCCGGCACCCACCGCCGCGGGCTCGGTCGCCGGCACCTGGACCTATCTCTCCCCCGAGCGCGCCGAGGGCCTGCCCGCGACGCCGTCCAGCGACGTCTACGCCCTCGGCTGCGTGCTGTGGGCCTGCCTGACCGGGCACGAGCCCTACCAGGGCACCGACGTGCAGGTCGCGCTCGCGCACCAGCAGGCGCCGATCCCCCGCCTGCCCGGGGACTCCGCGTTCACCGCCGACCTCAACGCCGTCATCGCCCGGGCCCTGGCGAAGGACCCGGCGCACCGCTACCCGGACGCCACCTCGTTCCGCGAGGACCTCGAGCGGCTCGCGGCGATCGCACCGCCCGACACCCAGGAGGCGCCCGCGCCCGCGACGGACGCCGGCACCGCCGTGCGCGCCGCCGCGTCCGCCGTACGACGCCGGTCGCGGTGGCCGCTCGCCGTGGCCGGGACCGTCGCCCTGGCGCTCGTCGCCGGTGTGGCCGCCTGGCTGCTCGTCCGCGACGACGACACCCCCGCCGCGGCCGAGGGCGCCGACGACCCGGCCCCGGCGATCGCCGGCGACCTCACCGGCGACGGGTACGGCGACGTCCTGGTCCACCAGACCCGCTTCGACGCACTCAGCCCGCTGTCCACCTGGACCGTGCCCTCCACCGGGCTGCAGCTCGGCTCGCCGCGGCGCGCGGGGGCCGAGGTCGGGCGGCCACTCCTCGGCGACGTGGACGGGGACGGGCGCAGCGACGTGCTCTGGCTCGACGAGGACGACGACCGGATGTCGGTCGTGGTCGTCCCCGGCAAGGGCGAGAGGTGGACCGCCGAGCTCGACCTCGATCCGGCGTTCGACATCCAGGACTACCACGCCACCACCGCGGACCTCGACGACGACGGCAGGGACGACCTGGTCCTCTACGGCGACCCGTCGGACGAGCCGGAGAGCCTGCACGTCGCGCTGGCGGAGGACCACGGGTTCGCGGCACCCCTCCAGTGGTACTCCTCCGACCTGTCCGACACCCTGCCCACGGGCGGGGACTTCGACGGGGACGGGAAGGACGAGCTGGTCGTGTGGGGCACGACCGCGCAGGACGTCGACACGGTCCGCCTGCTGCGGCCCGCGGACGGGAGGCTCACCCTCGTCGCCGAGCGGGCGCTGAACGGAGCCGGCGTCGTCCCGCTCGACGACGGCTGGCTCGTCGGCGACCTGGACGGCGACGGCACGGACGAGCTCACCGCCACGAACGCGGCGGGCCGGGCGATCTTCGTCTACCGGGTCATCGGCGACTCCTTCGCGCCCCGTGAGCGGTGGTTCACCAAGCGGGTGCCGCTCGACCAGGCGCGCAAGAACCTGTACGACAGCGGCATCGCCGGCGAGACCCTCAGCGACGTCGACGGGGACGGCGACGCCGACCTGGTCCGGCTGCGCCACACCGCCAACGACGGCTCGAAGGACGACGAGCTGGTCCTGGAGGTGCAGCTCTCCGACGGCTCGGCCTTCGGCGACCCGCAGACCTGGGGCTCGCTCGCCTGCGCGCCGGAGTGCGACGACGGGTTCGACCTCGTCGACTGA
- a CDS encoding PAS domain S-box protein, whose translation MAQQATVLIIDDSPELRAVVGARLRASGLFDVVGEGGDGGAALMLAHEHQPDLVLLDTSMPVLDGLECLPLVLAVSPESKVVMYTGFQSAGLADRARELGATDFVEKGAPLDTLVERLWSHVGDPRPRQGPSRSRALRLARPDDPEPRAQRVLDEHLERYREVFDQATIGMATLTLNGSIVRANRALVQLVGRPAGDLVGLDYGVLTRQHGEQLDDALARITEGGEPVVSFEHPIGTERVRTARLTLTPVRDSGGAPLYVFAQVQDVTTELALRRSEEDFRLLVGAVKDYAIFMLDVHGRVASWNAGAAHIKGYDADEIIGQHFRVFYPESERASRHPEHNLAMALRDGVYAEEGWRIRRDGSTFWARVVITAVYDDAGRHRGFAKVTRDQTDQRAHEEERRRALEQQAHLLTVTAHELRTPAAVIDGAVAMLRDGGDDLEPHERRKVLEAMSSSALRLQRLITDLGTASDVQAEALALSPEPVSLRAALVTSVDRVRAAHGAAARIQVRVDHDVDLVADPSRLGQALDNLLENAIRHGRPPVAMSGERTARGIRIAVSDAGPGLQPRLVDRVFDRFAHAGPTAGSGLGLYLVREIARLHGGEASYVDDGSGRPAFVLDLPAQPEIPRS comes from the coding sequence GTGGCGCAACAGGCGACGGTGCTGATCATCGACGACTCACCGGAGCTGCGCGCCGTCGTGGGCGCGCGGCTGCGGGCGTCGGGGCTCTTCGACGTCGTGGGCGAGGGCGGTGACGGGGGCGCGGCGCTGATGCTCGCGCACGAGCACCAACCGGACCTGGTGCTGCTCGACACCTCGATGCCGGTTCTCGACGGCCTCGAGTGCCTGCCGCTGGTGCTGGCGGTGTCTCCCGAGAGCAAGGTCGTCATGTACACCGGCTTCCAGTCGGCCGGGCTGGCGGACCGTGCCCGCGAGCTGGGCGCGACCGACTTCGTCGAGAAGGGCGCGCCCCTCGACACGCTCGTCGAGCGGCTGTGGAGCCACGTCGGCGATCCACGCCCGCGGCAGGGGCCCTCGCGCAGCCGCGCGCTGCGTCTCGCGCGACCCGACGACCCGGAGCCCCGGGCCCAGCGCGTGCTCGACGAGCACCTCGAGCGCTACCGCGAGGTCTTCGACCAGGCCACCATCGGGATGGCGACGCTGACCTTGAACGGCAGCATCGTCAGGGCCAACCGGGCACTCGTCCAGCTGGTCGGTCGCCCGGCGGGCGACCTGGTCGGCCTCGACTACGGCGTCCTCACCCGTCAGCACGGCGAGCAGCTGGATGACGCGCTGGCCCGGATCACGGAGGGCGGCGAGCCCGTCGTCTCCTTCGAGCACCCCATCGGCACCGAGCGCGTCCGCACCGCACGGCTCACGCTGACACCCGTCCGGGACTCCGGCGGCGCGCCGCTCTACGTGTTCGCGCAGGTCCAGGACGTCACCACGGAGCTCGCGCTGCGGCGCAGCGAGGAGGACTTCCGCCTGCTCGTCGGCGCGGTCAAGGACTACGCGATCTTCATGCTCGACGTCCACGGCCGGGTTGCGAGCTGGAACGCCGGTGCGGCCCACATCAAGGGCTACGACGCCGACGAGATCATCGGGCAGCACTTCCGGGTGTTCTACCCCGAGAGCGAGCGCGCGTCCCGCCACCCCGAGCACAACCTCGCGATGGCGCTGCGCGACGGGGTGTACGCCGAGGAGGGCTGGCGGATTCGTCGGGACGGGAGCACCTTCTGGGCTCGCGTCGTGATCACGGCGGTCTACGACGACGCCGGCCGGCACCGTGGGTTCGCCAAGGTCACCCGCGACCAGACCGACCAACGCGCCCACGAGGAGGAGCGGCGCCGGGCGCTCGAGCAGCAGGCCCACCTCCTCACCGTCACCGCCCACGAGCTGCGGACGCCGGCGGCCGTCATCGACGGCGCGGTCGCGATGCTGCGCGACGGCGGCGACGACCTCGAGCCGCACGAGCGTCGCAAGGTGCTCGAGGCGATGTCCTCGAGCGCGCTCCGGCTCCAGCGCCTGATCACCGACCTCGGCACGGCCTCGGACGTGCAGGCCGAGGCCTTGGCGCTGTCTCCGGAGCCGGTGTCGCTGCGCGCCGCCCTGGTCACCTCGGTCGACCGCGTACGAGCCGCGCACGGTGCTGCTGCCCGGATCCAGGTGCGGGTGGACCACGACGTCGACCTGGTGGCCGACCCCTCACGGCTGGGCCAGGCGCTCGACAACCTGCTCGAGAACGCCATCCGGCACGGCCGCCCGCCGGTCGCGATGTCGGGCGAGCGGACAGCGCGGGGCATCCGGATCGCGGTCAGCGACGCGGGCCCCGGTCTCCAGCCGCGCCTGGTCGACCGTGTGTTCGACAGGTTCGCCCACGCCGGCCCCACCGCGGGATCCGGGCTGGGGCTGTACCTCGTGCGGGAGATCGCGCGTCTCCACGGCGGCGAGGCCAGCTACGTCGACGACGGCTCCGGTCGGCCGGCCTTCGTCCTGGACCTGCCGGCGCAGCCGGAGATCCCGCGATCCTGA
- a CDS encoding adenylosuccinate synthase has product MPAIVIVGAQWGDEGKGKATDHLGSQVDYVVKFNGGNNAGHTVVIGDEKYALHLLPSGILTPGCTPVIGNGVVVDIDVLFQEIDGLEGRGVDTSKLKLSANAHVIADYNRTIDKVTERFLGSRRIGTTGRGIGPTYADKMNRIGIRVQDLFDEKILTQKVEGALELKGQILTKIYNRRAPSVEQTVEGLLAHAERLAPYVCDTGLLLSQALDRDEVVLMEAGQATLLDVDHGTYPFVTSSSAISAGACTGTGIPPTRIDQVIAIAKAYTTRVGEGPFPTELHDENGEFLRKAGWEYGTTTGRPRRCGWMDTVITRYAARVNGVTDFVLTKLDTLTGLAELPVCVAYDVDGVRHDEMPVNQTDFHHAVPIYENLPGWTEDISGCRSFEELPKAAQAYVEFVEERSGARISVVGVGPEREQAVVRHALR; this is encoded by the coding sequence ATGCCTGCAATCGTGATCGTCGGCGCCCAGTGGGGCGACGAGGGCAAGGGCAAGGCGACCGACCACCTCGGCAGCCAGGTCGACTACGTCGTCAAGTTCAACGGCGGCAACAACGCCGGCCACACGGTCGTCATCGGCGACGAGAAGTACGCCCTCCACCTGCTGCCCAGCGGCATCCTCACCCCCGGCTGCACGCCGGTCATCGGCAACGGCGTCGTCGTCGACATCGACGTGCTGTTCCAGGAGATCGACGGCCTCGAGGGCCGCGGCGTCGACACCAGCAAGCTCAAGCTCAGCGCCAACGCGCACGTCATCGCCGACTACAACCGGACCATCGACAAGGTCACCGAGCGCTTCCTCGGCTCCCGTCGGATCGGTACGACGGGCCGCGGCATCGGCCCGACGTACGCCGACAAGATGAACCGGATCGGCATCCGGGTCCAGGACCTGTTCGACGAGAAGATCCTCACCCAGAAGGTCGAGGGGGCCCTCGAGCTCAAGGGCCAGATCCTCACCAAGATCTACAACCGCCGCGCCCCCTCGGTCGAGCAGACCGTCGAGGGCCTGCTGGCGCACGCGGAGCGACTGGCGCCGTACGTCTGCGACACGGGGCTGCTCCTCAGCCAGGCACTGGACCGCGACGAGGTCGTGCTGATGGAGGCCGGCCAGGCCACCCTGCTCGACGTCGACCACGGCACCTACCCGTTCGTCACCTCCAGCAGCGCGATCTCGGCCGGCGCCTGCACCGGCACCGGCATCCCGCCGACGCGCATCGACCAGGTCATCGCCATCGCGAAGGCCTACACCACCCGCGTCGGCGAGGGTCCCTTCCCGACCGAGCTGCACGACGAGAACGGCGAGTTCCTGCGCAAGGCGGGCTGGGAGTACGGCACCACCACCGGCCGCCCGCGCCGCTGCGGCTGGATGGACACCGTGATCACCCGCTACGCCGCGCGCGTCAACGGCGTGACCGACTTCGTGCTCACCAAGCTCGACACGCTCACGGGTCTGGCCGAGCTCCCGGTCTGCGTCGCGTACGACGTCGACGGGGTCCGCCACGACGAGATGCCGGTCAACCAGACCGACTTCCACCACGCCGTGCCGATCTACGAGAACCTCCCCGGCTGGACCGAGGACATCTCCGGCTGCCGCTCGTTCGAGGAGCTGCCGAAGGCGGCGCAGGCGTACGTCGAGTTCGTGGAGGAGCGCTCCGGCGCCAGGATCTCGGTCGTCGGCGTGGGTCCCGAGCGCGAGCAGGCGGTCGTCCGGCACGCCCTGCGCTAG
- a CDS encoding GGDEF domain-containing protein, translating to MNVVHWMQPRNHRAAARSVSTLCAVGAGVALSTAPVQHQDVGRTGVAVAGGLVALVIAFSVLARRFDERHRLGWALGPLLAVGALAAIDLLTRDSGISAQVFFLFPALYGASQLRPRGAALMTVASVAGELVVVLVQLPARAAVVDAFYVTAALVTSSVLLAVASERHARTVAQLERMAAVDPLTGLATRRVLDEAATSALSGAHSDAGTALVLIDVDHFKVINDQHGHPTGDEVLVQLAGLLLEHSRPSDVVCRLGGDEIAVLLPGCSLAVALARAEEVLADVRGRAFVVGDDTRLDVSISLGCAHMPTHGEDLRSLYSAADAALYAAKQSGRGRVGTTAALADAG from the coding sequence ATGAACGTCGTCCACTGGATGCAGCCCCGCAACCACCGCGCCGCCGCCCGCTCGGTCTCGACCCTGTGCGCCGTCGGCGCCGGGGTGGCGTTGTCGACCGCCCCCGTCCAGCACCAGGACGTCGGCCGGACCGGGGTCGCGGTCGCGGGCGGGCTGGTGGCGCTGGTGATCGCGTTCAGCGTGCTGGCCCGCCGGTTCGACGAGCGGCACCGGCTCGGCTGGGCGCTCGGCCCGCTGCTCGCCGTCGGTGCCCTGGCCGCGATCGACCTGCTGACCCGCGACAGCGGGATCTCGGCACAGGTCTTCTTCCTCTTCCCGGCGCTCTACGGCGCCTCGCAGCTGCGCCCGCGCGGCGCGGCCCTGATGACGGTGGCCTCGGTGGCCGGTGAGCTGGTCGTCGTGCTCGTCCAGCTCCCGGCGCGGGCGGCGGTGGTCGACGCGTTCTACGTGACCGCCGCGCTCGTCACCTCGTCGGTGCTGCTGGCCGTGGCCAGCGAGCGGCACGCCCGGACCGTCGCCCAGCTCGAGCGGATGGCGGCGGTCGACCCCCTCACCGGTCTCGCGACCCGGCGGGTCCTCGACGAGGCCGCCACGTCCGCGCTCTCCGGGGCGCACAGCGACGCCGGCACCGCCCTCGTCCTCATCGACGTCGACCACTTCAAGGTGATCAACGACCAGCACGGGCACCCCACCGGCGACGAGGTGCTGGTGCAGCTCGCCGGGTTGCTGCTCGAGCACAGCAGGCCCTCGGACGTCGTGTGCCGGCTCGGGGGCGACGAGATCGCCGTCCTGCTCCCGGGGTGCAGCCTGGCGGTCGCGCTCGCGCGCGCCGAGGAGGTCCTGGCCGACGTACGGGGCCGGGCGTTCGTCGTCGGCGACGACACCCGCCTGGACGTCTCGATCAGCCTGGGCTGCGCCCACATGCCCACCCACGGCGAGGACCTCAGGTCGCTGTACTCGGCCGCCGACGCGGCGCTCTACGCAGCCAAGCAGTCCGGCCGCGGACGGGTCGGGACGACGGCCGCCCTCGCCGACGCCGGATGA
- a CDS encoding nuclear transport factor 2 family protein codes for MGASRETILETIHKYVDLVATGTSADVVALYAEGATVEDPVGSDVLTTREQIAAFYATLDSLEQEGRLLFARVAGNEAAFSFELATRAGDQTFTLAPIDVMTFDDDGRITSMRAFWSGEDMLVS; via the coding sequence ATGGGCGCCAGCCGCGAGACCATCCTCGAGACCATCCACAAGTACGTCGACCTCGTCGCGACCGGCACCTCGGCCGACGTCGTCGCGCTGTACGCCGAGGGCGCCACCGTCGAGGACCCGGTCGGCTCCGACGTGCTCACCACCCGCGAGCAGATCGCCGCGTTCTACGCCACCCTGGACAGCCTCGAGCAGGAGGGCCGGCTGCTGTTCGCCCGCGTCGCCGGCAACGAGGCGGCCTTCTCGTTCGAGCTCGCCACCAGGGCCGGCGACCAGACCTTCACCCTCGCCCCGATCGACGTGATGACCTTCGACGACGACGGCAGGATCACCAGCATGCGCGCGTTCTGGTCCGGCGAGGACATGCTCGTCAGCTGA
- a CDS encoding carboxyl transferase domain-containing protein — MSTPRRWSAREMIDLVLDEGSYESWDTPVDISGHGEAYQAELRAAAEKAGTDESVLTGRGTVRGRPVAFVVNEFRFLAGSIGVAAATRIAAAVRRATAEGLPVLASTSSGGTRMQEGTRAFVQMVEISRALMEHRGAGLPYLVHLRHPTTGGVYASWGSLGHVTVAEPGALVGFLGPKVYEALNGKPFPEGVQVAENLAAHGVIDAVIPVESIPALVDHALGVLVDPPSAPTLERRDPVAPGTALDHPVWDDIEATRGEGRVGVRDLIRYGAASTLRLKGTDEGERDDSVLIALTRLDGQPCVLVGQDRSRQTPATPMGPGALREARRAMELAEELRLPLVTVIDTPGAELSQHAEEGAMAGEIARCIAGLVTMTVPTVSVILGQGCGGGALALLPASTVLATERGWLSPLPPEGASVIVHGEPSRAAEMASQQKVGALDLLADGDVHGVVPETAEDTPETLARAVVAEIAARLADPARTGS, encoded by the coding sequence ATGAGCACGCCCCGCCGCTGGTCCGCCCGCGAGATGATCGACCTCGTCCTCGACGAGGGTTCCTACGAGTCGTGGGACACGCCCGTCGACATCAGCGGGCACGGCGAGGCCTACCAGGCCGAGCTGCGCGCGGCCGCCGAGAAGGCCGGGACCGACGAGTCGGTGCTGACCGGGCGCGGCACGGTGCGCGGGCGGCCGGTCGCCTTCGTCGTCAACGAGTTCCGCTTCCTGGCCGGCTCGATCGGCGTCGCCGCGGCGACCCGGATCGCGGCCGCCGTACGCCGGGCGACCGCCGAGGGCCTGCCCGTCCTGGCGAGCACGTCCTCGGGTGGCACCCGGATGCAGGAGGGCACCCGCGCCTTCGTGCAGATGGTCGAGATCTCGCGGGCGCTGATGGAGCACCGCGGCGCGGGCCTGCCCTACCTCGTGCACCTGCGCCACCCCACGACCGGTGGTGTCTACGCGTCCTGGGGCTCGCTCGGGCACGTCACCGTCGCCGAGCCGGGCGCGCTGGTCGGCTTCCTCGGCCCGAAGGTCTACGAGGCGCTCAACGGCAAGCCGTTCCCCGAGGGTGTCCAGGTCGCCGAGAACCTCGCCGCCCACGGCGTGATCGACGCGGTCATCCCGGTGGAGAGCATCCCGGCGCTCGTCGACCACGCGCTCGGCGTCCTCGTCGACCCGCCCTCGGCGCCCACGCTCGAGCGTCGCGACCCGGTCGCGCCGGGCACGGCGCTCGACCACCCGGTCTGGGACGACATCGAGGCCACGCGCGGCGAGGGCCGGGTCGGCGTACGCGACCTGATCAGGTACGGCGCCGCCAGCACCCTGCGGCTCAAGGGCACCGACGAGGGCGAGCGTGACGACTCGGTCCTGATCGCGCTGACCCGCCTCGACGGCCAGCCCTGCGTCCTGGTCGGTCAGGACCGCTCCCGCCAGACGCCGGCGACACCGATGGGACCGGGCGCGCTGCGCGAGGCGCGGCGCGCGATGGAGCTCGCCGAGGAGCTGCGGCTCCCGCTGGTCACCGTGATCGACACGCCCGGTGCCGAGCTCTCGCAGCACGCGGAGGAGGGCGCGATGGCCGGCGAGATCGCCCGCTGCATCGCCGGGCTGGTGACCATGACCGTGCCGACGGTGTCGGTGATCCTCGGCCAGGGCTGCGGTGGCGGCGCGCTCGCCCTGCTCCCCGCGAGCACGGTCCTCGCGACCGAGCGGGGCTGGCTCTCCCCGCTCCCGCCCGAGGGTGCGAGCGTCATCGTCCACGGCGAGCCCTCCCGGGCCGCCGAGATGGCCTCGCAGCAGAAGGTCGGCGCACTCGACCTGCTGGCCGACGGCGACGTCCACGGCGTCGTCCCCGAGACCGCCGAGGACACCCCCGAGACCCTCGCCCGGGCGGTCGTCGCGGAGATCGCCGCCCGGCTCGCCGACCCGGCCCGAACTGGCTCCTGA
- a CDS encoding diacylglycerol/lipid kinase family protein, with translation MATRLLLITNSDAGTADREAVDAALAVLREGAEVEVSGTSSPEELDDVLASAGERTVVVAGGDGSIHAVVQALHARADLAGRTLALIPLGTGNDFARTLGLPLDPAQAAHVVLTGTPRPTDLVVDEDGQVTVNSVHLGAGAEAGKRGARWKERLGKVGYPIGALQTALNPPSLRVRVEVDDEVVVDVDQPVLMVAVGNGASVGGGTELTPDAEPHDGQVDVLVATPRGPVARLGYLVRLPFARHEDHGDVRILRGRTVRVSGTAFDCNSDGEIDGPVRSRTWRVQPAAYAMVVPPR, from the coding sequence GTGGCCACGAGACTGCTGCTGATCACCAACAGCGACGCCGGGACGGCGGACCGGGAGGCCGTCGACGCCGCCTTGGCGGTGCTGCGGGAGGGCGCCGAGGTCGAGGTCAGTGGCACGTCCTCGCCCGAGGAGCTCGACGACGTGCTGGCGAGCGCCGGCGAGCGCACGGTCGTCGTGGCGGGGGGCGACGGAAGCATCCACGCGGTGGTCCAGGCACTGCACGCGCGAGCCGACCTCGCCGGCCGGACCCTCGCGCTGATCCCCCTCGGCACCGGCAACGACTTCGCCCGCACCCTCGGCCTCCCGCTCGACCCGGCGCAGGCGGCCCACGTCGTGCTGACCGGGACCCCGCGACCGACCGACCTGGTCGTCGACGAGGACGGGCAGGTGACCGTCAACAGCGTGCACCTCGGCGCCGGCGCGGAGGCGGGCAAGCGGGGGGCGCGGTGGAAGGAGCGGCTGGGCAAGGTCGGCTACCCCATCGGCGCCCTGCAGACCGCGCTGAACCCGCCGAGCCTGCGGGTCCGGGTCGAGGTCGACGACGAGGTGGTCGTCGACGTCGACCAGCCGGTGCTCATGGTCGCCGTCGGCAACGGCGCCTCGGTGGGCGGCGGCACCGAGCTCACCCCCGACGCCGAGCCGCACGACGGCCAGGTCGACGTGCTGGTCGCGACGCCGCGCGGGCCGGTCGCACGGCTCGGGTACCTCGTCCGGCTGCCGTTCGCGCGCCACGAGGACCACGGTGACGTCCGCATCCTGCGGGGACGCACGGTCCGGGTCAGCGGCACGGCCTTCGACTGCAACAGCGACGGCGAGATCGACGGACCGGTGCGGTCGCGCACCTGGCGGGTGCAGCCGGCGGCGTACGCGATGGTGGTCCCGCCGCGCTAG